A genomic stretch from Psilocybe cubensis strain MGC-MH-2018 chromosome 1, whole genome shotgun sequence includes:
- a CDS encoding 54S ribosomal protein L51, mitochondrial, with amino-acid sequence MPASLLRASLRSRPANGHVAYLPQIRKLVFEYCDKWPTSTNTRIYINTRIEALAKENPHVEVVVKQRNHKEPIVRGFYVNNRDKVIPLKSLEVTGIHQKVQLLLDSSGAKIVPLKRRAVESTTESPRETRLLFLSMLHQLGTRRTSAPLTFAGSLLFFFLCEMLLTMDDLSLDISSEELIWLQASAVFDDSPLSPPKNDDDIFMQDLSLSGSIDSLRSSLHPPHATLSSPSPNLQCPSKLVGSFPTPSRSSIRPNGSPRSEWIYRRPRSPASSNHRSRTCGAYPRPSTGYTKQTSIQITPSCPSASVLTTRIATVASSRPSPADLKNMQATTSTSPFWSSMLRTRPRSERSTPLLKTIPSDSQVVLSPPDLAPVSKISSPKRISAPKSLSSRPPSASSTLSSASNSPSPSSSRSESPVTPISIPYTGAYNRVHRRQRSYHRRHRTHPDSEINIPPTLLSQSCPSKSILTRTSSVSTKASSHTVNKSVKFAANATVHYTGQDDLTMSSKDEQAYGGEDMGFNLDVIYDDDQSVAEYRGNDTIDMAMLRELHCTTPTPELERAKTKGIKRLMTLSKRITSPEAGTDTLFTGNVHKVPLSQSCPVSPRPIISTPFPLGTTRAQAMQSVLSLKPAMHQNLKGDSTGSTLAHPLSESRASIGSPSLRTAPSCESIRSSKSAAARSVRSLGSVKSTSSTRGFRAWLVRTVGWTES; translated from the exons ATGCCAGCGTCCTTGTTACGAGCGTCCCTGCGCTCCCGTCCTGCCAACGGCCATGTCGCCTACTTACCCCAGATACGCAAGCTCGTCTTTGAGTACTGCGACAAGTGGCCCACCTCGACAAACACCCGTATTTACATAAACACCCGGATCGAGGCCCTTGCAAAGGAAAATCCCCATGTCGAGGTCGTGGTGAAGCAGCGCAACCACAAGGAACCCATCGTTCGAGGATTCTACG TGAACAACCGGGACAAGGTCATCCCTCTCAAGTCATTGGAGGTCACGGGCATTCACCAAAAAGTGCAACTTCTTCTCGACTCCTCAGGTGCCAAAATAGTTCCCCTCAAGCGACGCGCCGTGGAGAGCACAACAGAGTCGCCGAGGG AAACGAggctccttttcctttccatgCTCCATCAACTTGGTACACGT CGTACATCCGCACCACTGACTTTTGCAGGCTCactcctctttttcttcttgtgtGAGATGCTGCTC ACTATGGATGATTTGTCCCTTGATATATCTTCCGAAGAACTAATCTGGCTCCAAGCTAGCGCAGTTTTTGATGACTCTCCG TTGTCCCCACCTAAAAATGACGACGATATCTTTATGCAAGATTTATCGTTATCCGGTTCTATTGACTCTTTACGCTCTTCATTACATCCACCACATGCAACTCTT AGTTCACCCTCCCCGAATTTGCAGTGTCCCTCAAAACTTGTAGGCTCTTTTCCAACCCCGTCTCGAAGCAGCATACGTCCGAATGGCTCGCCGCGGTCTGAATGGATTTATCGCCGACCTAGGTCCCCTGCCAGTAGTAATCACCGTTCCCGTACTTGCGGTGCATACCCCCGTCCTTCAACGGGATACACAAAACAGACATCCATTCAGATCACGCCTTCCTGTCCTAGCGCAAGCGTTCTCACCACTCGCATAGCAACTGTGGCATCATCACGACCATCCCCGGCGGATTTGAAAAATATGCAGGCAACGACCTCCACCAGCCCTTTCTGGTCAAGTATGCTCCGTACCCGACCACGGTCAGAAAGATCAACACCCCTTCTTAAAACTATTCCATCTGATTCCCAGGTCGTCCTATCTCCTCCGGACCTCGCACCAGTGTCGAAAATTTCGTCTCCCAAAAGGATATCTGCACCTAAAAGCTTGTCTTCTAGGCCACCTTCGGCATCATCGACTCTTTCGAGCGCGTCTAATTCTCCATCCCCTTCATCTTCTCGTTCTGAAAGCCCTGTAACTCCAATATCTATTCCCTATACTGGAGCTTACAACCGCGTACATCGCCGTCAGCGGTCGTATCACCGACGCCACCGTACCCATCCGGACAGCGAAATTAACATACCGCCAACGCTACTCTCTCAGTCTTGTCCATCCAAATCTATTCTAACGCGCACTTCTTCGGTATCTACCAAAGCTTCGTCACACACCGTAAACAAATCTGTGAAGTTCGCCGCCAACGCCACCGTGCATTACACAGGACAAGATGATCTTACCATGTCGTCGAAAGATGAACAGGCATATGGAGGTGaagatatggggttcaacTTGGATGTGATATATGACGACGACCAATCAGTTGCAGAATACCGCGGGAATGATACGATAGACATGGCGATGCTCCGTGAACTGCACTGTACCACTCCCACTCCGGAGCTAGAGAGAGCAAAGACGAAGGGGATTAAACGGCTCATGACCCTGTCCAAACGAATAACAAGCCCTGAGGCTGGTACAGATACTCTGTTCACTGGCAATGTGCACAAGGTCCCTCTTTCGCAATCTTGTCCTGTTTCGCCGCGACCAATTATTTCCACTCCTTTCCCATTAGGTACAACCCGTGCCCAGGCAATGCAGTCTGTTCTGTCTTTGAAGCCTGCCATGCATCAAAATTTAAAAGGCGACAGCACTGGTTCTACTCTCGCTCACCCTCTTTCAGAGTCTAGGGCTAGTATAGGCTCGCCTTCTCTCCGGACCGCACCATCGTGTGAAAGTATTCGAAGCTCAAAGAGTGCAGCAGCTCGCAGCGTTCGGAGCTTGGGGAGCGTGAAAAGTACATCCAGCACACGAGGATTTAGAGCATGGCTAGTTCGCACTGTTGGTTGGACCGAGTCTTAA
- a CDS encoding Homoserine kinase, translated as MSLRSFKINVPATSANIGPGFDVVGLSLSLHLTLTVSYPLIPPSQPYVHPTISYSGEGSDEVPLDPYKNLTTRVALYVLRCHNIRSFPSHLVIHVDNEIPFGRGLGSSGAAVIAGVLLGDTIGKLRLPTARLLDFALMVERHPDNVTAALVGGFVGSYLKELDEQASEAASVPLSEVLPEYPPDADEDWGLNPPVPPFGIGHYVRFPCSKSIKAIAIIPRFELSTAKAREVLPTEYSRKDLVFNLQRLAVLTTALGQSPPDPELIYEAMKDRVHQPYRKSLIPGLPEVTSSITPSSHPGLLGICLSGAGPTILALAIDGFEAIAEDARKIFQSFDISIDWKVLEVAGGSVVQEENQN; from the exons ATGTCATTGCGGTCTTTCAAGATCAACGTTCCTGCTACATCTGCTAATATTGGCCCAGGTTTCGATGTCGTCGGTCTATCCCTATCTCTCCACCTTACTCTGACAGTCTCCTATCCCCTTATCCCCCCATCTCAGCCTTATGTCCATCCCACCATCTCCTATTCTGGAGAAGGCTCAGACGAAGTTCCTCTCGATCCGTACAAAAATTTAACCACTCGTGTCGCCCTCTACGTTCTTCGATGTCACAATATTCGTTCTTTTCCATCCCACCTCGTCATTCATGTTGATAACGAAATTCCTTTTGGTCGTGGGCTCGGATCCTCAGGAGCGGCCGTCATTGCAGGAGTGTTACTCGGGGATACCATAGGCAAGCTGCGCCTACCTACAGCACGTCTTCTAGACTTTGCCCTCATGGTTGAGCGACATCCGGATAACGTCACAGCCGCTCTGGTTGGCGGATTTGTCGGTTCGTATCTCAAGGAACTTGACGAACAGGCTAGCGAAGCAGCTAGTGTTCCCCTCAGTGAGGTTCTTCCAGAGTATCCTCCCGATGCTGACGAGGACTGGGGCTTGAATCCGCCTGTTCCACCATTTGGGATTGGGCACTATGTCCGTTTCCCGTGTTCAAAAAGTATCAAGGCCATCGCCATCATACCCAGATTTGAACTAAGTACCGCAAAGGCACGCGAAGTCCTCCCTACTGAATATTCTCGTAAAGATTTG GTGTTTAATCTTCAGAGGCTCGCCGTCCTCACTACGGCGCTGGGCCAATCACCGCCTGATCCAGAGCTCATTTATGAAGCCATGAAGGATCGTGTACACCAGCCATACAGGAAATCTTTG ATACCTGGTTTACCAGAAGTCACATCTTCCATCACGCCTTCTTCACACCCAGGACTACTCGGAATTTGCCTCTCGGGTGCTGGCCCAACTATCCTTGCGTTAGCTATCGATGGATTTGAGGCTATTGCCGAGGATGCTCGAAAGATTTTCCAATCTTTCGATATCTCAATAGATTGGAAGGTATTAGAAGTTGCAGGCGGAAGTGTCGTgcaagaagaaaatcaaaattAA